In Janthinobacterium rivuli, a single genomic region encodes these proteins:
- a CDS encoding PRC-barrel domain-containing protein: protein MSYLDRDILGMYRNHDGPGPALMGADTLIGDDVYNHDDEELGDIKEIMLDMRTGQIAYAVLSFGGIMGMGDKLFAVPWERLTLDTVNKRFLLNVDKDLLKDAPGFDKNNWPDMGSEAWNQQMEAFYGSSTRYGSGAMAGGHMPSGSDLRSGASLQSGSEGSMSGSSMSGSRAGTGGSQSDLGSRSSLSDDDDLNKRT from the coding sequence ATGAGCTATCTGGACCGCGACATCCTGGGCATGTACCGCAACCACGACGGCCCGGGGCCGGCCCTGATGGGGGCCGATACCCTGATCGGGGACGATGTCTACAATCACGACGACGAGGAACTGGGCGACATCAAGGAAATCATGCTCGACATGCGCACCGGCCAGATCGCCTATGCCGTGCTGTCCTTCGGCGGCATCATGGGCATGGGCGACAAGCTGTTTGCCGTGCCCTGGGAACGCCTGACCCTGGACACCGTCAACAAGCGCTTCCTGCTCAACGTCGACAAAGACCTGCTGAAAGACGCTCCCGGCTTCGACAAGAACAACTGGCCCGACATGGGCAGCGAAGCGTGGAACCAGCAGATGGAAGCGTTCTATGGCAGCAGCACGCGCTACGGCAGCGGCGCCATGGCAGGGGGCCACATGCCCTCCGGCAGCGACCTGCGCAGCGGCGCCAGCCTGCAATCGGGCAGCGAAGGCAGCATGTCCGGCAGTTCCATGAGCGGCAGCCGCGCCGGCACGGGCGGCAGCCAGAGCGACCTGGGTTCGCGCTCATCGCTCAGCGATGATGATGATCTCAACAAGCGCACTTGA